The Alteromonas stellipolaris genome includes a region encoding these proteins:
- a CDS encoding non-ribosomal peptide synthetase, translated as MKMQHIIEQCAQQGISITLEESGIGLTGDKHMLTPELLSLIKNNKEELTAYIQSFNNGATKADGSTIKAIDRGQTLPLSPTQENIWLANKVTGASADFNMPGACEVKGAFNFDAATFALNEIVRRHEILRTCYVNISGAPAQFIQQENRLAITRHDLTSVAPDIRADALIELLREDIKKPFDLELDLMLRASYIELERGENQRGVLLFNTHHIAFDGWSMEVLHSEFFELYHAFITGTPSRLPELSIQYADYASWQINLIESQVYQQQFAYWKKQLEDAPACHSLPLSYERPLEKQQEAAIVERKISAHTAKKLINLACAFKMTPFMLLHGALALVLARHSGSQDIVIGTPFANRQQPELASLIGFFVNTLVLRCNTNHQQLGEYLNHIKQIHVEAQSNQDVPFTKLVDTLKIARNPAYAPLFQVMLTTQNNFGVAQGEPTMALAGSTLSVLAPDAVSVSSAYDLDVNISLSEKGASVKFVYDIALFSYDNADELNLHLCQLLENLASHAETVPSDIPMSALTLLSEKETDKQFALLNGPKRAFDKSVCVQTVIEEQVAVCPDKIAVAFEGKRYTYQQLNEKANQLAHLLIEEFGVGPDTIVGVSMKRSCEQIVTVLAIMKAGGAYLPLDPDYPSDRLREMIADAGISLLVADERSSAALRLDSCCVLAFETCDFNNFPCTNIDPVSINLTSNNLAYVIYTSGSTGRPKGVMIEHRNLHHFLLNTRERYRIATSDNVLQFSTINFDIFVEEVFATLCSGATLTLRNEKCVSSLDDFCRFCKQNQITVVSLPTAFWHQLNAGRFKLNFNGLRLVILGGEALQPEAVTEYFEQVEDVELINSYGPTEATVTATSYHLYGEHVNKTVPIGEPNVNTSLFILDNQMGLVPTGSVGELYIGGNGLARGYLNQDALTSERFLPNPYFNSADELSSRRLYKTGDLVSCDGSGNLRFHGRLDDQVKIRGFRIELGEIENRLAQLPTVGMSMVMAPRGPGGKSLVAYVQSTHNVPDRYEYITSLKTELSSQLPDYMVPQTFVIVEQWPLTKNGKVDKKALAELRSDDVSSTFCAPQNDLQKSLLKIWSEALQIAPDKLSVTANFFEMGGNSLAAVKLVTTIKDQLHLDISVADIFKAQTICNLAGKLECSIPLNRAPITKAKREKQGMPLSFPQQRLHFIDKLQGSSAEYNMPAALEVTGTLDENATRMAFEAIVQRHEVLRTVFKESEEGVVQYIQEGVPFTLSRFDLSHYSKDLRDQKLQQLIENDAKAPFDLGQDIMLRASTILLAEGDANSPRQSILMFNMHHIASDGWSMDILVNEFLIHYHNVTTAQTRMLPALNIQYADFAVWQREWLKNDILEEQTRYWKQKLEGAPTLHSLPLDQVRPNKKQFDAGLITDSMPSDIGTALGCVAREFSMTPFMLLHSALALVLSRHSNSTDMVIGTPVANRLNPEVEHLIGFFANTLALRVNTDHESLADYLNQVRQVHLEAQKYQDLPFDFLIEQLRVPRDTAHSPLFQIMLTTGEKSTGREQAPLLDAIPGVQITPMASDNVVAKFDLSVHLDMDDNGVILRWIYDKSLFNATSISRLNTHLKNCLESLAAVSGFSENTPQLRDIAILSESEIQDLVTTAKGAFSTFPADMALHHYIEAYANETPDKTALLCCGQRLSFAQLNEKANKLAHYLIEENDVKPGQLIGLCTARSSDMAVGILSILKSGAAYVPLDPASPKSRRDYIVEDAKLELVLSQSKYVINRQFENVKAINFEAGQRQHLASHNPNVQLPQANSEQLAYVIYTSGSTGKPKGVCQSHKTLLSFCHEFEEQLSILNSSDESPWLWTSSYSFDASLKGLASLARGKAVVIATDDEAVNPAKLAKLMAENNVDVFNAVPQLLDLVVDELSSEPVNLISSGDTLSGKILNKLLNYTRTVGTKLLNAYGPTETGVNSSFALIEDQSVIGKATRNTELLILDSCERLVPQGAIGELHIGGEGLAIGYLHKSELTSEKFVSNPYYDDTCISSSPKLYKSGDLVRMLSDGNLQFIGRIDDQVKIRGYRIELGEIESVLSSHKTIVSAAVVLNQSSEDNAQLVAYVAVRNADTISLESLKSDLRQALPSYMVPDHFVVLGSLPVTTSGKLDRSALPALFERPINPTFMPARTAWEEKVAEIWAALLGGSATRLSITSDFFISGGHSLLVIKLLNEMKKRFDIDVTLAELFEASSIQKQALLAERKHNSCSKAHEVQSFEEQSLVTLQAGASNQRSVFLIHPVGGSVVCYGELVSRLSDDLPIYGIQTPQDSFESLTAMAGHYLALIQAKCPSGQIQVAGWSMGGVIAHEIQRLAYLQGDIGVEVVMIDSYPTTHDGELTDDLSLMYTMANEMGISLSQTQIEQARLNGSKAALQQLHAVAVRQSRLPADFGIETFYQRFNVIRQNHTLLNQHKMEQSPGHIVLIASDDQPSPHDWEAYCESLETTVISNSDHFSIVTSPYIEQLAEALARLLINSTPLQCAN; from the coding sequence ATGAAAATGCAGCACATTATTGAACAATGTGCGCAGCAGGGGATCAGTATCACTCTGGAGGAGAGTGGTATTGGTCTTACCGGCGACAAGCACATGCTAACCCCAGAACTATTGTCACTTATTAAAAACAATAAGGAAGAATTAACCGCTTACATTCAGTCTTTCAATAATGGGGCTACCAAGGCAGATGGCAGCACTATTAAGGCAATTGACCGCGGTCAGACACTGCCGTTGTCACCTACTCAGGAAAACATTTGGCTCGCCAATAAAGTGACTGGGGCATCTGCTGATTTTAATATGCCCGGCGCGTGTGAAGTTAAGGGCGCATTCAATTTTGATGCAGCCACGTTCGCGCTTAACGAAATTGTACGTCGCCATGAAATTTTAAGAACGTGTTATGTCAATATCAGTGGGGCGCCTGCTCAATTTATTCAACAAGAGAATAGACTCGCAATTACGCGCCATGATTTGACCAGCGTTGCGCCCGATATTAGGGCGGATGCGTTAATCGAGTTACTAAGAGAAGACATAAAAAAGCCGTTTGATCTTGAACTAGACTTAATGTTACGTGCCTCCTATATCGAGCTGGAGCGAGGCGAAAACCAGCGCGGAGTTCTGTTGTTCAACACTCATCATATTGCGTTTGATGGATGGTCAATGGAAGTGTTGCATAGCGAGTTCTTTGAACTCTACCATGCCTTTATTACAGGTACACCAAGTCGGTTGCCAGAGCTGTCAATTCAATATGCAGATTACGCCAGCTGGCAAATTAACCTCATTGAATCACAGGTGTATCAACAGCAATTTGCCTATTGGAAAAAACAGCTTGAAGACGCACCAGCATGTCATTCGTTACCGCTATCGTATGAAAGGCCTCTGGAAAAGCAGCAAGAGGCCGCGATTGTGGAGCGTAAAATATCCGCTCATACCGCAAAAAAGTTAATCAATCTGGCTTGTGCTTTCAAAATGACACCATTCATGTTGCTACATGGGGCGTTAGCGCTGGTGTTGGCAAGGCATAGTGGCAGCCAAGATATCGTGATAGGCACGCCGTTCGCTAATCGACAGCAACCCGAACTTGCTTCGTTGATTGGCTTTTTCGTAAATACGTTAGTTTTGCGTTGTAATACCAATCACCAACAGCTCGGTGAATACTTAAATCATATAAAACAAATTCATGTTGAAGCGCAATCAAATCAGGATGTCCCTTTCACGAAACTGGTTGATACACTCAAGATTGCCCGCAATCCTGCATATGCCCCTCTATTTCAGGTCATGCTTACCACCCAAAACAATTTTGGCGTCGCACAAGGTGAGCCCACTATGGCGCTTGCAGGCAGCACGTTATCTGTCCTCGCACCTGACGCGGTGTCAGTTTCTTCCGCTTATGATTTAGATGTCAATATTAGCCTGAGTGAGAAGGGGGCCAGTGTGAAATTCGTCTACGACATTGCCCTGTTCAGCTATGATAATGCGGACGAACTCAATCTGCATTTATGTCAGCTATTGGAGAACCTAGCAAGTCATGCTGAGACGGTACCATCAGATATCCCCATGTCAGCACTCACGTTACTGTCCGAAAAAGAAACAGACAAACAGTTCGCGTTGTTAAACGGTCCCAAACGAGCATTCGACAAAAGTGTGTGTGTACAAACCGTTATCGAAGAACAGGTTGCAGTTTGTCCTGACAAAATTGCTGTCGCGTTTGAAGGTAAGCGCTACACCTACCAACAACTTAATGAGAAAGCCAATCAACTTGCCCATTTGTTAATTGAAGAGTTTGGTGTCGGACCCGACACTATTGTTGGGGTTAGCATGAAGCGCTCGTGCGAACAAATCGTCACAGTGTTGGCGATCATGAAGGCGGGGGGAGCGTATTTACCGCTCGACCCAGATTACCCGTCTGATCGGCTCAGGGAAATGATAGCCGATGCAGGAATAAGCCTGTTGGTGGCTGATGAACGGTCTTCTGCGGCCCTGCGGCTTGACTCTTGCTGTGTACTTGCATTTGAAACGTGTGATTTTAATAATTTCCCCTGTACCAATATTGACCCTGTCAGCATAAACCTTACGTCGAATAATCTTGCGTATGTCATTTACACATCTGGCTCAACAGGTCGTCCAAAAGGCGTAATGATTGAACACAGAAACTTGCATCACTTTTTGTTGAACACTAGGGAACGCTACCGAATAGCCACGAGCGATAATGTTTTGCAGTTCTCCACCATTAATTTTGACATTTTTGTGGAAGAAGTATTTGCGACGCTGTGTAGCGGCGCCACGTTAACCCTACGAAATGAAAAATGCGTATCTAGCCTAGATGACTTCTGCCGTTTTTGTAAGCAAAACCAAATAACCGTGGTAAGTCTTCCCACTGCATTTTGGCATCAGCTTAATGCGGGGCGATTCAAGCTCAATTTTAATGGCTTACGTTTAGTTATTTTAGGGGGGGAAGCATTACAACCTGAGGCGGTGACTGAGTACTTTGAGCAGGTTGAGGACGTTGAGTTAATCAATAGCTATGGGCCGACGGAGGCTACGGTTACGGCAACCAGCTACCACCTGTATGGTGAACACGTAAACAAAACAGTGCCCATTGGCGAGCCAAACGTCAACACTAGTCTATTTATTCTTGATAACCAAATGGGGCTGGTACCCACCGGTTCAGTTGGAGAGCTGTATATCGGTGGGAATGGATTGGCGAGAGGGTATTTAAACCAGGATGCGCTTACTTCAGAACGTTTTTTGCCGAATCCCTATTTCAACTCAGCGGATGAACTCAGTAGTCGCAGGCTGTATAAAACCGGTGATTTAGTTTCCTGTGATGGCAGTGGAAACCTGAGGTTTCATGGCCGCTTAGATGACCAGGTTAAAATTCGAGGATTTAGAATTGAATTAGGTGAGATTGAAAACAGGCTCGCGCAACTACCCACGGTAGGCATGTCGATGGTTATGGCGCCCAGAGGTCCGGGCGGTAAAAGTCTCGTCGCTTATGTGCAAAGTACACACAACGTGCCGGACCGATATGAGTACATTACCTCATTGAAGACGGAGTTATCATCGCAGCTGCCAGACTATATGGTACCGCAGACCTTCGTTATCGTTGAGCAGTGGCCTTTAACGAAAAACGGGAAAGTGGATAAGAAAGCGCTTGCAGAACTGCGAAGCGACGATGTCAGTTCTACATTCTGTGCACCCCAAAATGACCTTCAAAAATCGCTTCTCAAAATTTGGTCAGAGGCGTTACAAATAGCGCCAGACAAGTTGAGCGTTACAGCCAACTTTTTTGAGATGGGCGGCAATTCCTTAGCGGCCGTGAAACTGGTTACTACGATAAAAGATCAACTTCATCTCGACATTTCGGTGGCCGACATCTTTAAAGCGCAAACGATTTGTAATCTGGCTGGCAAACTCGAATGCAGTATCCCACTGAATCGTGCACCGATAACAAAGGCGAAGCGAGAGAAGCAGGGAATGCCGTTGTCATTTCCTCAGCAACGCCTCCACTTCATCGATAAGCTTCAAGGCTCCAGCGCCGAATACAATATGCCAGCGGCACTCGAGGTAACGGGTACGCTTGATGAAAACGCAACGCGTATGGCATTCGAGGCCATTGTCCAGCGCCACGAAGTCCTGAGGACTGTTTTCAAAGAATCTGAAGAAGGTGTTGTACAATATATACAAGAAGGGGTTCCATTTACGTTGAGTCGCTTTGATCTATCCCACTACAGCAAAGACCTACGCGACCAAAAATTACAACAGCTTATCGAGAATGATGCCAAAGCTCCTTTCGACCTAGGCCAGGATATCATGCTGAGAGCGAGTACTATTCTACTGGCGGAGGGCGATGCGAACAGCCCGCGTCAAAGTATTTTGATGTTCAACATGCACCATATCGCTTCTGATGGCTGGTCGATGGATATCCTTGTGAATGAATTTCTGATTCATTATCACAATGTCACTACCGCACAGACTAGGATGCTGCCCGCACTTAATATTCAATACGCTGACTTTGCCGTATGGCAACGAGAGTGGCTGAAGAATGACATATTGGAAGAGCAAACGCGTTACTGGAAACAAAAATTGGAAGGTGCGCCGACCTTACATTCACTCCCATTGGATCAGGTAAGACCGAATAAAAAGCAATTCGATGCTGGACTCATAACCGATAGTATGCCAAGCGATATAGGAACGGCTTTAGGTTGTGTTGCGAGAGAATTTAGCATGACTCCCTTTATGCTTTTACACAGTGCCCTAGCGCTTGTACTGTCTCGCCACAGTAACAGTACAGATATGGTTATCGGTACGCCTGTAGCTAATAGATTAAACCCCGAAGTTGAACACCTTATCGGCTTCTTTGCCAATACTCTGGCGCTACGGGTGAATACAGATCACGAGTCGCTAGCCGATTACCTAAACCAGGTTCGCCAGGTGCATTTGGAAGCTCAGAAGTATCAGGATCTACCATTTGACTTCTTGATAGAGCAGTTAAGAGTACCGCGTGACACTGCGCATTCACCACTGTTTCAAATAATGTTAACCACAGGAGAAAAATCAACAGGTCGGGAACAGGCACCTTTATTGGACGCTATTCCCGGAGTGCAAATTACGCCAATGGCGTCAGACAACGTCGTTGCCAAATTTGATCTCTCTGTACATTTAGATATGGATGATAATGGCGTGATATTACGCTGGATATACGATAAATCATTGTTTAATGCTACGTCCATTTCCAGATTAAATACGCATTTGAAAAACTGTTTAGAAAGCCTTGCAGCGGTTAGTGGTTTCTCTGAAAATACGCCCCAGTTAAGAGACATTGCAATCTTGTCTGAATCGGAAATACAGGACCTAGTAACTACTGCTAAAGGAGCGTTTTCTACTTTCCCAGCTGACATGGCGCTGCATCACTATATTGAAGCGTATGCGAATGAGACACCCGATAAGACAGCGCTCTTGTGTTGTGGACAGCGTCTTTCATTTGCGCAGTTAAATGAAAAAGCTAATAAGCTTGCGCATTATCTGATTGAAGAAAATGACGTTAAGCCTGGTCAGTTAATCGGTTTGTGTACCGCGCGTTCGAGTGACATGGCCGTTGGTATTCTATCTATTCTTAAATCGGGTGCGGCATATGTGCCGTTAGATCCCGCATCCCCAAAATCACGGCGTGACTATATTGTAGAAGACGCAAAGTTGGAGCTTGTCCTATCGCAATCGAAGTATGTAATCAACAGACAGTTTGAGAATGTGAAAGCAATCAATTTTGAGGCAGGGCAGCGCCAGCATCTGGCGTCTCACAACCCGAATGTTCAGCTGCCACAAGCGAACAGCGAACAACTGGCCTATGTCATTTACACCTCTGGTTCTACCGGCAAACCTAAAGGCGTGTGTCAGTCCCACAAAACACTATTGTCTTTTTGCCATGAGTTTGAAGAGCAACTTTCCATATTGAACTCCAGTGATGAATCGCCCTGGCTATGGACATCATCTTATTCATTTGACGCCTCTTTAAAAGGGCTCGCAAGTCTGGCACGTGGTAAGGCCGTTGTCATTGCAACGGATGACGAAGCTGTCAACCCGGCTAAATTAGCCAAGCTGATGGCTGAGAACAATGTCGATGTATTTAACGCGGTACCTCAGCTATTAGATTTGGTTGTCGATGAGCTTTCATCTGAACCAGTAAACCTCATTTCCAGTGGTGACACCCTGTCAGGAAAAATACTGAATAAATTGCTTAACTACACCCGTACCGTGGGGACAAAGCTGCTCAATGCCTACGGTCCTACAGAAACCGGTGTGAACAGCAGTTTCGCGCTAATCGAGGATCAGAGTGTTATCGGTAAAGCGACGCGTAATACCGAATTGCTGATTTTAGATAGTTGCGAGCGGTTAGTACCGCAAGGAGCCATTGGCGAGCTACACATCGGTGGTGAAGGCCTAGCAATAGGTTACTTGCATAAGTCAGAACTGACGTCTGAGAAGTTTGTTTCTAATCCCTATTACGACGATACCTGCATCAGCAGTAGCCCAAAGCTATATAAATCTGGTGACTTAGTACGCATGTTAAGTGACGGTAATCTTCAGTTCATTGGCCGCATTGATGACCAGGTCAAGATCAGAGGATATCGAATTGAATTGGGAGAGATTGAGTCTGTTTTATCCAGCCATAAGACCATTGTGTCAGCAGCGGTTGTCCTGAATCAGTCCTCAGAAGACAACGCACAATTGGTTGCTTACGTCGCAGTACGTAACGCTGACACAATAAGTCTGGAGAGCCTCAAAAGTGATTTAAGGCAGGCATTGCCTAGTTACATGGTGCCAGATCACTTTGTTGTATTAGGCAGTCTGCCTGTAACAACGAGCGGGAAGCTTGACCGAAGTGCCCTGCCAGCGCTTTTCGAGCGTCCAATCAATCCAACCTTTATGCCTGCGCGCACGGCATGGGAGGAGAAGGTTGCAGAGATCTGGGCTGCGCTCTTAGGTGGCAGTGCCACACGTTTGAGTATAACCAGCGACTTCTTCATTTCTGGGGGGCATTCCTTGTTAGTGATAAAGCTGCTCAATGAGATGAAAAAACGTTTTGATATAGACGTCACATTGGCCGAATTGTTTGAGGCCAGCAGCATTCAAAAGCAAGCTTTGCTAGCAGAGCGTAAACACAATTCGTGTAGTAAAGCGCATGAAGTGCAATCGTTTGAAGAGCAGAGCCTAGTAACACTGCAAGCAGGTGCATCAAATCAACGGTCTGTATTCTTGATACATCCAGTCGGAGGCAGTGTTGTTTGTTACGGCGAACTGGTTAGCAGGCTCTCTGACGATCTGCCTATTTACGGCATTCAGACACCACAGGATAGCTTTGAAAGTCTTACCGCGATGGCAGGTCACTATCTAGCGCTGATTCAAGCCAAGTGTCCTTCTGGGCAGATTCAGGTTGCAGGTTGGTCTATGGGTGGCGTTATCGCGCATGAAATCCAGAGGTTAGCGTATCTTCAAGGCGATATTGGCGTTGAAGTTGTCATGATCGATTCCTATCCGACAACCCACGATGGTGAGCTTACAGATGACCTGTCACTCATGTACACCATGGCAAATGAAATGGGTATATCGCTGTCACAGACGCAAATTGAACAAGCTAGGTTGAATGGTTCTAAAGCAGCGTTACAGCAGCTACATGCAGTGGCAGTAAGGCAGAGCCGACTTCCTGCTGATTTTGGTATTGAGACGTTTTATCAGCGTTTTAACGTGATAAGACAAAATCACACGCTGCTCAATCAACACAAAATGGAACAAAGTCCCGGACACATTGTGCTTATCGCCTCTGATGACCAACCTTCACCACATGATTGGGAGGCCTATTGCGAAAGCCTTGAGACCACCGTTATCAGCAACAGCGATCACTTTAGTATCGTGACGTCACCCTATATCGAGCAGTTAGCAGAAGCGCTTGCTCGGCTACTCATTAACAGCACTCCATTGCAGTGTGCTAACTAA
- a CDS encoding TauD/TfdA family dioxygenase has product MSISIKPAGVESNLPNQIIGKELFRQNDVSESVLCEERGFPLLLRSNSKSTSPAQWIAQNQQKIQQSLNQYGALLLRDFQLSDENDFREAANQFIPTIAKYMEGATPRTDLGKGTYTSTEFPNELSIAQHNELSYVTQWPMKIAFCCLVAPEQGGATPIADVRQVLAFIDKDVRDKFDALGWTLVRNFGNGLGPTWQKSFNTHDIEEVKAYCQRAEIDLEVISEYQIRTRQTRPAIRRHIHTNEQVWFNHAAFWHPSSLCPIIRKELVSQFGEDALTYNTLYGDGSVIEDEVITHINEAYDKATVSFPWNKGDLMLMDNMLVSHGRAPFEGQRRIVVSMGDPVNSEASMS; this is encoded by the coding sequence ATGAGCATTTCTATTAAACCAGCTGGAGTTGAATCGAATTTACCTAATCAGATTATTGGGAAAGAGTTGTTTCGGCAGAACGATGTGTCTGAATCCGTTTTGTGTGAAGAAAGGGGTTTCCCTCTACTCCTTCGGTCCAACTCGAAAAGCACATCGCCAGCTCAGTGGATTGCACAGAATCAGCAAAAGATTCAGCAATCGCTCAATCAATATGGTGCGTTATTGCTCAGAGACTTTCAGCTTTCAGACGAAAATGATTTCAGAGAAGCGGCCAATCAGTTTATCCCCACTATTGCTAAATACATGGAGGGAGCTACTCCTCGCACAGATTTAGGAAAAGGGACGTATACTTCAACGGAGTTTCCTAACGAATTAAGTATTGCGCAGCACAATGAGTTGTCTTACGTAACGCAATGGCCTATGAAAATTGCGTTTTGTTGTCTCGTTGCGCCAGAGCAAGGCGGGGCGACGCCCATTGCTGATGTCCGCCAGGTTTTAGCATTTATAGACAAAGATGTTCGCGATAAGTTTGACGCACTGGGTTGGACACTGGTACGAAATTTTGGAAATGGATTAGGCCCAACCTGGCAAAAATCATTTAATACTCACGATATCGAAGAGGTTAAAGCGTATTGCCAACGCGCAGAAATCGATCTTGAGGTAATCAGTGAGTATCAAATCAGAACGCGCCAAACCCGACCGGCTATTCGCAGGCATATTCATACAAACGAGCAAGTCTGGTTCAATCACGCCGCGTTTTGGCACCCTTCAAGCCTCTGCCCAATTATCCGTAAAGAGCTCGTGTCACAATTTGGGGAAGATGCCCTCACTTACAACACTCTTTATGGAGACGGGTCTGTTATTGAAGATGAGGTGATAACGCATATCAACGAGGCATATGACAAAGCGACAGTGTCATTCCCATGGAATAAGGGAGACTTGATGTTGATGGATAATATGCTGGTGTCCCACGGGCGGGCCCCATTCGAGGGGCAGAGACGTATTGTTGTATCAATGGGTGACCCTGTGAACAGCGAAGCTAGCATGTCATAA
- a CDS encoding cyclic peptide export ABC transporter: MLFFFLKKFKGIMLISGLLSVFTAAASLGLFHVVGEYGEQGFSLTTGGIYLGLLTFLLCSSMLASYALSFFTSRSIHGVRHSLVTRILGSKFTTLEKAGRSRLYNVLTNDVNAISNALAEMPAFIYNALLMIACFGYLIYLSPIVFAIVISTVVVAGVFTSVIMKRISKDAFALRSRQDEVFEGYKGLLEGSKQLALSSFRKKHYLANVLNPQLDNLKESERRYGFSWDINRNISQSLIFLVLGAVIIVSQTMQSSHLVMSYLLILTYLAGPFGYVMGLWQSIIRAKVSLQKIESLQLDDQMYSNCEISHEQPDMHWDCIHFADIGFKYTESAEQFTLERINFSLKKGEVVFVTGGNGSGKSTFMHILLGLYKPTSGQILLDGEPVTEATISQYMNKMAIVLPDFYLYKSLVGKNGQEVDREKVNDMLRRFDLDQKVVLDEYGYESVSFSMGQRKRLALISAILEDKEIYVLDEWAADQDPHFRHVFYTQIIPWLKSQGKTIVAVTHDDKYFDCADHQIKFDLGNMEEVNRQLTSAA, encoded by the coding sequence ATGTTATTTTTCTTCTTAAAAAAATTCAAAGGGATCATGCTTATCTCAGGTCTTCTGAGCGTTTTCACTGCGGCGGCGTCTCTAGGCCTGTTTCATGTGGTGGGCGAGTATGGTGAACAAGGCTTTTCGTTAACGACGGGTGGTATTTATCTTGGACTGCTAACCTTTTTGTTATGCAGTTCTATGCTCGCCAGCTATGCGCTGTCGTTTTTTACTTCACGTTCTATACACGGTGTGAGGCACTCGCTGGTAACCCGGATCTTAGGGAGTAAATTCACAACCTTAGAGAAAGCCGGTCGTTCGAGGCTATATAACGTCTTAACCAATGATGTGAATGCAATATCTAATGCACTGGCGGAAATGCCTGCCTTTATCTATAACGCGCTGTTGATGATAGCGTGTTTTGGGTATCTGATTTACCTGTCACCAATTGTTTTTGCCATAGTGATATCTACCGTCGTTGTTGCAGGTGTGTTCACCAGCGTCATTATGAAGCGCATCAGCAAGGATGCTTTTGCGCTACGCAGTCGGCAGGATGAGGTTTTTGAAGGCTATAAGGGGCTGCTGGAGGGGTCTAAACAACTCGCGTTAAGTTCCTTCAGGAAAAAGCACTATTTGGCCAACGTATTAAACCCACAGTTGGATAATCTAAAGGAAAGTGAGCGACGCTACGGTTTTTCTTGGGATATCAACCGCAATATCAGTCAGTCTTTAATCTTTTTGGTTCTTGGGGCTGTCATTATTGTTAGCCAAACGATGCAATCCAGCCACTTGGTAATGAGCTATTTGCTCATTTTAACCTACCTTGCCGGCCCTTTTGGGTATGTAATGGGGCTGTGGCAATCAATTATCAGAGCAAAAGTGTCACTACAGAAGATAGAAAGCTTACAGCTCGATGATCAAATGTATTCTAATTGTGAGATTAGTCATGAGCAACCTGATATGCACTGGGATTGTATTCATTTTGCAGATATCGGGTTCAAATACACGGAAAGTGCAGAACAATTTACTTTGGAGCGGATTAACTTTTCCCTGAAAAAGGGAGAGGTAGTTTTTGTCACAGGCGGCAATGGCAGTGGTAAGTCAACTTTCATGCACATATTGTTAGGGTTGTACAAGCCCACGTCCGGTCAAATATTGTTGGATGGTGAGCCCGTAACAGAGGCTACTATTTCGCAGTATATGAACAAAATGGCTATCGTTTTGCCGGACTTTTACTTATACAAGTCTTTGGTAGGGAAAAACGGGCAAGAAGTTGATCGAGAAAAGGTCAATGACATGTTGCGGCGTTTCGATTTAGATCAGAAAGTAGTGCTGGATGAATATGGTTATGAGTCCGTTTCATTTTCTATGGGACAAAGAAAACGTCTAGCCCTGATTTCTGCCATTTTAGAAGACAAAGAGATATATGTTTTGGATGAATGGGCTGCTGATCAGGATCCTCACTTCAGACATGTTTTCTATACACAAATTATTCCTTGGTTAAAAAGTCAGGGAAAAACTATTGTCGCTGTCACACATGACGATAAGTATTTTGATTGCGCTGATCACCAAATTAAGTTCGACCTGGGTAACATGGAAGAAGTAAACCGCCAACTAACCTCTGCAGCGTAA